cttcctcctcagaCATCATCTCCAATAATATTCCTTCAAGGAAGCCGCTTCGATTCCCACATCGGAGATGGCGgcttcctccggccgccgccacgcgccgccgtcgggttaGGAAGGGCTCGAGGTTGGAGAGGCAACAATGGCGATCgcttcgtcatcgtcgtcgttgctgctgctgatgtTTCTTGCGTTCTTGGATCATGGCGCCGCGGTGGCGAACCTGTCGTCCATCGAGGCCGCCGTCCGCGACCGCGCGTTCCAGCTGTTCCGCCGCACGAGCGagatcgtcgccgtcgacgtcccggcggtgctcgccggcgccggcgtcgaggcCTCGGCGACGCGCGTGCGCAGCAGCGCCCTGTGGGCCGATGGCGTCAACGCCACCGTGCccgggctcgccgtcgccgtcccgcCGCGGGTCGTCCCGGCGCCGttcgcccgccgcgtcgccatcGTGTTCGTCCGCTTCCTCGGCGACGCCTCCTCCTGGCTGTTCGACGCGCCGCCCGGGTACGCGCtggccgcgccggtggtcgcgcTGCTCGCGTTCGACGCGTCGGGGCCCAACGGCGGCGTCGCGCTCCGCGCGCTCGGCGCGCCCGTCCGCGTCGAGTTCAGGGACatctcgccggcgagcgggttcaacgccacggcggcgaggtgccTGACCTTCTCGTCCGGCGGcgggaaggcggtggcggcgcacgcCGTGGCCATGGAGCCCGGCCCGTCGTGCGTGGTGTCCGGCACGGCCACGGGGCACTACGGGGTGGCGGTGCGCGTGGagacgccgccaccaccgccaccgccacgaccACCGCCGGTGAGGGAGCGGTGGTGGGTGTGGAAGGTCGGGGCCACCGCcggcggggtggcggcggcgagcttccTGGCGGTCACCGTGGTCGGCGccgtgaggtggaggaggaggcggcggagggaggagatggagcggcgCGCGATGTGCGGGGAGGAGCTCGGGAGGATGGCGGTGAGGGGGAGCAGGATGCCGTCGGCGAAGATGGTGAGGACGCGGCCGGAGTTGGTGGAGGAGCTAAGCTAACCTCCGCCGCCGTGAGTTGCACCGGCGAGCCGCCGTAGTTTtcgtaaggttttttttttctcctttcgtTTTTTAGGTGtaattttttcttttcagattaTTACGAGACAAATGTACAGTACATTAAactctttcaaaaaaaaattcacgtgCAACTCaaactcaaattcaaattgGATTGGAATGTACATTGCAGTTGGGTTATGTTAAATTTTGAGAGCAAACACCGCCTTCCTTTTTCGAATACTACTTGCATAGTTTACTTTATTCCCTTCAGCTCATAACCAGGATGGGATTTTTGTCACTAAAATGAACAAAGAGAAAGCAGTATTTACCCACTTTGATTTATTGGCTATAAGAAACAGAGAATTATTGTATTTTGATTTGTTTTCACTTCACATTTCACACAATCTTGGCTTGTTCAGTACCTTTAATACTAGTCTAGTAtcccgccaaaaaaaaaaaatactagtctAGTAGTAAGTAGTACACTCTCTGTTCATGGATTTAGTACCTTTAATCCGTGACATTGTTAACTTTATTTGGTCtaagaatttaaaactttaactattaatagttaaaaaaatatttagcttGAAGACACAAAATCATAtggatatatttttctttataagTACTTCtacaatattataattttatatcAAGTATTGTCGTTATATACTAATACAAGAATAATGTTCCAATTCACACGCCATGCACTGAATAAAGTCTACAGTGccatatatttaaaaacaaaGGTAGTATATAAATTCACGAAAATGCACATGAAGGGGCTGAGGAGACACCATTACAAAATATACACACACTTTGATTTACTGTGGCTATGGAAAAACAGATAAGATACCTTCAATCCATTTATGAGTGCATAATATGATTTAGTAGATATGGAAAAATAGATCACATATATTGAATACTTTTTTCTCTAAGCAGTTTGCAGAATTTCCAGTTGCACAGTACTGATTGTACTAGCATGATTTACAAACTTGATGATCATCTCATATAACCTTTCGAAAATCTTGACTATTTCAGCAAGGAAATGTTTATGAATTTACTCTGTTAAGCATTTGCAGAACACCCATGGACAGAAGCTGCACGCCTGCACCAGCACCACATATTGCTCAAATTTCGGCTAATGACAGATGGCGAAAATGTGCATTTTTGTGGCACTATCATCTCATCAAACTCCAACATACCAACTCTTCTATGAGCATGAATACAGATTTCTGCCTCTGTTAACTCTTCAGAAACTGAAAGCATGTGAAAATTCACCTAAACATTTCCACTCGATGCGTATGACCAGTACTCCTTGACGAGCTCTCGGAAAAGAGAACCTTCTGTTTCCATGAGCTTCGTAGGTTTGTCATACTCCACCACTTTACCTGGAGGTGAATACAGTTTAGTATAGAACAATTAGCCGAAAAAATAGGCATTGTaagtcttttttttccttttgttgttGGTCAGTGTTCACTGTACGACGTTAATACAGAAAGTTAGAAGGGATACATTGTTGGGAAAATGCAAAAAAGTTAAAAGCATCACACATCAGTGAAAATTGGGGAAGCAGAATTATCCACgcagtttcaactttcaagtatAATCCATATATTCCAGAATAAGTAGTGCTGATCCATTAGACAATGATCACAGGATAAATATATTTCTAATAAGTTGGCGGTAAGAAAGACGTACCATCGCTCATTGCAAGGACCATTGTGCAGTCCATAACTGTTGGTATACGGTGTGCAACAGTAATAACAGTGCAATCTTTGAACTCTGTTCTGATTGTTTTCTGAAGGATAGCATCAGTTGCATTGTCTATAGAGGCTGTCGCCTCATCAAGAACTAAGATACGGCATCGTCTCAAAAGTGCTCGTCCTAAACAGAAGAGCTGCCTTTGACCCATGCTCCAATTCGACCCATCTTCCACAACTATATGGCAATATCACAGTTAGCATATGAATAATGTAGCTTCATTATATCATGCTAGAATATGAGTATGGCAAAAGATATCTACGAAAAGAATGGTATATGCAGCCCCCAAAGTATTTCTAGCTACAATTTTTGTGATGTAAATGAAAAgacatattttgaaaaatacatTGGAAACAGAGGAAGAGGTTCTTTAGGCAACTCGAATCTCATTTACAAAGTCATTTTCCGTGACGATTCGGCAATAGTGCTAAAAGAGTGGAATTTCTAATTGGTTTTTTAAAGTTCCCTTCATGAACTCCAATATATATCACAAGTGTGTTTTCAGCATTTTTAGTATTGACTGCGAGGATGTGCTCAGTGCTATGGATGTTTTTGAAAAAGAGTCTGGGACTAATATTGGTTCCAGATTTTAGTGACATGTATTTTTCCCTCATGTGGCCAAGCTGTTAAGGAAGGACACAGAATGAATTCAAGAAATCAAAGTACATATGAAGCAATGTCCCCTACCAAGTGAATCCAATCCCTGTTCCTTCTCCTGGACAGTCTCAAGAAGTTGACATTTGTCAAGAACCTGCAAGAGACAATAGCAAACATAAGGAATGATTCCTATAAAGGCGTCCATATGCAAAAAAAGGACTAACTAAATCTGATGTAGACTTCCAAAGCCTTTGGTTATTTAATCACATAAACTGAATAAATCGCCATTGTCAAGAAAAGTAAACGACTTCCATGATTTCAACAATACATCATGGTAAGCTTATCTAATCATTGATTACAATTAAAAAAAGTGAATAATTGTGTAGGGTACACATCTTACCTCCCATATCTGTTGATCTGAGAATTGCCCAAGGGGGTCTAGATTGTATCTTAAAGTACCCTGGAAAAGTGTTGGATCTTGTGGAATGATGCCCAACCGTGATCGCAGGTCATGTAAGCCTATTGTGGTGATGTCCACAGAATCTATGATTATTTTCCCTCCAGCAGGTTCAACAAGACGAAACAAACCACCAATCAAAGTTGTCTTGCCACTTCCTGTCCGACCAACTATACCAATCTTATGTCCACCTTCAAATGTGCAAGTAATTCCATGCAGTACAAGGGGAGCATCTTGCCTGTACTTAATCTGTTGAATGAAAGTCAGTAGCATAAAAACTTGTTAGGACTCTAAAATGGTTTCACCTTGTACGCCAACCATACATGAAAATACATTTACCTTCAAATCTCTAAGCTCCACCTTGCCAACTTGGGGCCAATCTGGTGCTGGCCGATTTTCTTTGATAACTTCTGCTGCTTCACTTGTAATGTCCATGTACTGGTTAACCCTTTCCACAGAAATGATTTGATTCGCAAGGTTGCATTGGTTTTGAATAGAGAAAACTAAAGACATGTTCAGGGATAGACCATAGGATAATGCCATTCCTACAAAACCTGCACAAGCACGAATAGAAGCGATTAGCAATTAACATTTTGGGTGGCAATATCAATTTATTCATAACATGAATTAACAAAACAGATCATCCTGC
The Oryza sativa Japonica Group chromosome 6, ASM3414082v1 DNA segment above includes these coding regions:
- the LOC4340194 gene encoding uncharacterized protein; translation: MAIASSSSSLLLLMFLAFLDHGAAVANLSSIEAAVRDRAFQLFRRTSEIVAVDVPAVLAGAGVEASATRVRSSALWADGVNATVPGLAVAVPPRVVPAPFARRVAIVFVRFLGDASSWLFDAPPGYALAAPVVALLAFDASGPNGGVALRALGAPVRVEFRDISPASGFNATAARCLTFSSGGGKAVAAHAVAMEPGPSCVVSGTATGHYGVAVRVETPPPPPPPRPPPVRERWWVWKVGATAGGVAAASFLAVTVVGAVRWRRRRRREEMERRAMCGEELGRMAVRGSRMPSAKMVRTRPELVEELS